The Vibrio mangrovi genome includes a region encoding these proteins:
- a CDS encoding lysozyme: MKYNRLIGTVLFGAVAITGTLEGQRNTAYQDPGGVWTVCFGETAGVRQDMSYSDEQCAMMLASSLNYHNQPLENLHYQLPPNVHIAALDFSYNLGTNALRRSTLYRKLKQQDIEGACLEFNRWVFLNGKDCRAEQNHCRGIVTRREIETRLCQGQISVRDALIKLGHAPSDAEVMYGL; encoded by the coding sequence ATGAAATATAACCGACTGATTGGTACGGTACTTTTTGGTGCCGTAGCCATCACCGGAACACTGGAAGGCCAGCGAAATACGGCTTATCAGGATCCGGGAGGCGTGTGGACGGTCTGTTTCGGAGAAACGGCAGGTGTTCGTCAGGATATGTCCTATAGCGATGAACAGTGTGCCATGATGCTTGCCAGTTCTCTGAATTATCACAACCAGCCACTGGAGAATCTGCATTATCAATTACCACCAAACGTTCACATTGCCGCACTTGATTTCAGCTATAACCTGGGAACGAACGCACTACGCCGTTCGACACTCTATCGCAAACTGAAGCAGCAGGATATTGAAGGGGCTTGTCTTGAGTTTAACCGGTGGGTATTTCTGAATGGTAAAGACTGCCGGGCGGAACAGAATCATTGCCGGGGAATTGTCACCCGCAGAGAGATTGAAACCCGGCTTTGTCAGGGACAGATTTCTGTCAGGGATGCATTAATCAAACTGGGGCATGCCCCTTCAGATGCTGAGGTGATGTATGGCCTTTAA